A portion of the Sabethes cyaneus chromosome 3, idSabCyanKW18_F2, whole genome shotgun sequence genome contains these proteins:
- the LOC128739537 gene encoding putative nuclease HARBI1: MSSFLFWFMKSDSDDSSSDSDEEAAEEEQEEEREEEENRKSLALARKKIRDRSNPLDQPEKSFIECYRVNKEIFLLLLKAVDSTRNTVLTSSIPTNIMLAASLRFFAEGNYQKGVGNDRFIGMAQPTMSKALGEVLKIIERQIYPAVVRFPTDETEKDDIKLAFYERSGFPSVIGCVGGMHVRILPPGQDKQLYLNDRGFCSLNVMLVCDHTMMVRYVDANNAGSSHNSDVWKNSPLNEQLSTNVKKGEKKFWLLGDTSYPLKPYLITPFPEGENITEREAKFNEIHARARIVVERTRAALKNTFHCLLGPRMLYYKPEKAAQIINACIALHNLRIKHNMQLDEPETVADDETEPSECNEASARAIRIRDKIMDSIA; encoded by the exons ATGAGTTCTTTTCTGTTTTGGTTTATGAAATCTGACTCTGACGACAGCTCGTCCGATAGCGATGAGGAGGCAGCGGAGGAGGAGCAGGAGGAGGAAAGGGAAGAGGAAGAGAACCGTAAAAGTCTCGCGCTAGCACGGAAAAAAATCCGGGATCGTTCGAACCCACTAGATCAACCGGAAAAATC TTTCATTGAATGCTATCGCGTGAACAAGGAAATCTTCCTGCTGTTGCTGAAAGCAGTCGACAGCACACGGAATACGGTGCTGACGTCGTCGATTCCGACGAACATTATGTTGGCCGCTTCGCTAAGGTTTTTCGCCGAAGGCAACTACCAGAAGGGTGTCGGCAATGATCGCTTCATCGGAATGGCCCAACCGACGATGTCGAAAGCACTGGGAGAGGTTCTGAAAATTATTGAACGGCAAATCTACCCTGCCGTGGTTCGGTTTCCGACCGATGAAACCGAGAAAGACGACATCAAACTTGCTTTTTACGAAAGGTCAGGCTTTCCCAGTGTTATCGGTTGCGTAGGTGGAATGCACGTACGGATTCTTCCACCCGGACAGGATAAGCAACTGTATCTTAACGATAGAGGATTTTGCAGTTTGAACGTAATGTTG gttTGTGATCATACTATGATGGTGCGTTATGTCGATGCTAACAATGCCGGTTCTAGCCATAATTCAGACGTATGGAAAAATAGTCCGTTAAACGAACAACTTtctacaaatgttaaaaaaggagaaaaaaaattctggttGCTTG GCGATACCAGTTACCCGCTGAAGCCATACCTGATCACCCCTTTCCCGGAAGGGGAAAACATTACGGAGCGGGAAGCAAAATTCAACGAGATTCACGCGAGAGCCAGAATTGTAGTGGAGAGGACAAGAGCCGCACTTAAAAACACTTTCCACTGCCTGCTGGGTCCGCGAATGCTGTATTACAAGCCGGAGAAAGCCGCACAAATAATCAACGCCTGCATTGCACTGCACAACCTTCGCATAAAGCATAACATGCAGCTTGATGAACCGGAAACAGTCGCCGACGACGAAACGGAACCATCGGAATGCAATGAAGCAAGCGCTAGGGCAATTAGAATCAGAGACAAAATCATGGACAGTATTGCCTAA